The Actinomadura sp. WMMB 499 genome includes a window with the following:
- a CDS encoding type IIA DNA topoisomerase subunit B: protein MTAATAEVTTEDPHGYSARHLSVLEGLEAVRKRPGMYIGSTDSRGLAHCLWEIVDNCVDEALAGHCTHINVTLHADGSFEVADDGRGIPVDLEPKTGLPGVELVMTRLHAGGKFGGVSYTASGGLHGVGASVVNALSARLDVEVDRDGHTHAISFRRGLPGEFADDGRPNARFKKKSGMRQVRKVARKVTGTRVRFWPDLQIFLKDATVERDLVMDRMRQTAFLIPGLTIDVRDERGDEPVDETFRFDGGIGEFCTYLSKDNPLIDVLRLRGRGHFTETVPVLDDQGHLTPTDVERDLEVDIALRWGSGYDNVTRSFVNVIATPKGGTHVRGFDKAVIKVINDQLRAARLLKNGDEDVIRDDVQEGLTAVVTVRLPEPQFEGQTKEILGTSAATRIVSKVVDQELRAIFENPPRAQKQALRAVLEKIVGAAKTRIAARTQRDNQRRKNALENSALPAKLVDCRTADDRSELFIVEGDSALGTAKLARNSEFQALLPIRGKILNVQKASVADMLKNAECAAIIQVIGAGSGRTFDIEASRYGRIILMADADVDGSHIRTLLLTLLYRYMRPMLEEGRVYAAVPPLHRIELIKPRKGQERYVYCYSDAELRQKLVEFERKGRRWKEPVQRYKGLGEMDADQLAETTMDPRHRILRRIRVENAEEAAKTFDLLMGSDVAPRRAFITAGASELDTERIDV, encoded by the coding sequence TTGACCGCCGCGACCGCCGAAGTGACGACCGAAGACCCGCACGGCTACTCCGCCCGGCACCTCTCGGTGCTGGAGGGGCTGGAAGCCGTGCGCAAGCGACCCGGCATGTACATCGGGTCGACCGACAGCCGCGGCCTCGCCCACTGCCTGTGGGAGATCGTCGACAACTGCGTGGACGAGGCGCTGGCCGGGCACTGCACCCACATCAACGTGACCCTGCACGCCGACGGCTCCTTCGAGGTGGCCGACGACGGCCGCGGCATCCCCGTCGACCTGGAGCCCAAGACGGGCCTGCCGGGCGTCGAGCTGGTCATGACCCGCCTGCACGCGGGCGGCAAGTTCGGCGGCGTGTCCTACACCGCGTCCGGCGGCCTGCACGGCGTCGGCGCGTCCGTGGTCAACGCCCTGTCGGCCCGCCTCGACGTCGAGGTCGACCGCGACGGCCACACCCACGCGATCAGCTTCCGGCGGGGGCTGCCCGGCGAGTTCGCCGACGACGGCCGCCCCAACGCCCGGTTCAAAAAGAAGTCCGGCATGCGGCAGGTCCGCAAGGTCGCCAGGAAAGTCACCGGTACCCGTGTCCGGTTCTGGCCAGATCTGCAGATCTTCCTCAAGGACGCCACCGTCGAGCGCGACCTGGTCATGGACCGGATGCGCCAGACCGCGTTCCTCATCCCCGGCCTGACCATCGACGTCCGCGACGAGCGCGGCGACGAGCCCGTCGACGAGACGTTCCGCTTCGACGGCGGCATCGGCGAGTTCTGCACCTACCTGTCCAAGGACAACCCGCTCATCGACGTCCTGCGGCTGCGGGGCCGCGGTCACTTCACCGAGACCGTCCCCGTCCTGGACGACCAGGGCCACCTCACCCCGACCGACGTGGAGCGCGACCTCGAGGTCGACATCGCGCTGCGCTGGGGGAGCGGCTACGACAACGTCACCCGCTCGTTCGTCAACGTGATCGCCACCCCCAAGGGCGGCACCCACGTGCGCGGGTTCGACAAGGCCGTCATCAAGGTCATCAACGACCAGTTGCGCGCCGCCCGGCTGCTGAAGAACGGCGACGAGGACGTGATCAGGGACGACGTCCAGGAGGGGCTCACGGCGGTCGTCACGGTGCGGCTGCCCGAGCCCCAGTTCGAGGGCCAGACCAAGGAGATCCTCGGTACCTCCGCGGCGACCCGGATCGTCTCCAAGGTCGTCGACCAGGAGCTGCGGGCGATCTTCGAGAACCCGCCGCGCGCGCAGAAGCAGGCGCTGCGCGCCGTCCTGGAGAAGATCGTCGGCGCGGCCAAGACCCGGATCGCCGCCCGCACCCAGCGCGACAACCAGCGCCGCAAGAACGCCCTGGAGAACTCGGCGCTTCCGGCCAAGCTGGTCGACTGCCGGACCGCCGACGACCGCAGCGAGTTGTTCATCGTCGAGGGAGACTCCGCGCTCGGCACCGCCAAGCTCGCCCGCAACTCCGAGTTCCAGGCGCTGCTCCCGATCCGCGGCAAGATCCTGAACGTGCAGAAGGCGTCCGTCGCCGACATGCTGAAGAACGCCGAGTGCGCCGCGATCATCCAGGTGATCGGGGCCGGCTCGGGCCGCACCTTCGACATCGAGGCGTCCCGGTACGGCCGGATCATCCTGATGGCGGACGCCGACGTCGACGGCTCGCACATCCGCACCCTCCTGCTGACCCTGCTCTACCGGTACATGCGGCCGATGCTGGAGGAGGGCCGCGTCTACGCGGCCGTCCCGCCGCTGCACCGCATCGAGCTGATCAAGCCCCGCAAGGGCCAGGAACGGTACGTCTACTGCTACAGCGACGCGGAGCTGCGGCAGAAGCTGGTGGAGTTCGAGCGCAAGGGCCGCCGCTGGAAGGAACCCGTCCAGCGGTACAAGGGCCTCGGTGAGATGGACGCCGACCAGCTCGCGGAGACGACGATGGATCCGCGGCACCGCATCCTGCGCCGCATCCGCGTCGAGAACGCCGAGGAGGCCGCGAAGACGTTCGACCTGCTCATGGGCAGCGACGTCGCGCCGCGCCGCGCGTTCATCACCGCGGGGGCGTCCGAGCTGGACACCGAGCGCATCGACGTCTGA
- a CDS encoding ABC transporter ATP-binding protein, whose product MAHTIEVEGLQKRYGDVRAVDEVTFDVGEGEFFGILGPNGAGKTTTLEIIEGLREADGGTVSVLGTRPWPRNPRLLPRIGVQLQASSFFERLTAREQLRTFGSLYGVPARRADAMLETVGLDDKADVRVEKLSGGQAQRLSIACALVHDPELVFLDEPTAALDPQARRNLWDLLREINTGGRTIVLTTHYMDEAEILCDRVAIMDAGRLLRLGPPAVLVRGLDAPARISVPSGVLPVADARRLPGADEAADDGVSLAISTRDPSAVVAAMAAKDALDGVQIRGATLEDVFLRLTGREYRA is encoded by the coding sequence ATGGCGCACACGATCGAGGTCGAAGGCCTCCAGAAACGATACGGGGACGTCCGGGCCGTCGACGAGGTCACCTTCGACGTCGGCGAGGGCGAGTTCTTCGGGATCCTCGGGCCGAACGGGGCCGGCAAGACGACGACCCTGGAGATCATCGAGGGGCTCCGGGAGGCCGACGGCGGCACGGTGTCGGTCCTCGGGACGCGGCCGTGGCCCCGCAATCCCCGGCTGCTGCCCCGCATCGGCGTCCAGTTGCAGGCGTCCTCGTTCTTCGAGCGGCTCACCGCCCGCGAGCAGCTGCGCACGTTCGGCTCGCTGTACGGCGTCCCGGCGCGGCGGGCGGACGCGATGCTGGAGACGGTCGGGCTGGACGACAAGGCCGACGTGCGCGTCGAGAAGCTGTCGGGCGGGCAGGCGCAGCGGTTGTCGATCGCGTGCGCGCTCGTCCACGATCCGGAGCTGGTGTTCCTGGACGAGCCGACGGCGGCGCTCGACCCGCAGGCGCGCCGCAACCTGTGGGACCTGCTGCGCGAGATCAACACCGGCGGTCGCACGATCGTGCTGACCACGCACTACATGGACGAGGCGGAGATCCTCTGCGACCGCGTGGCGATCATGGACGCGGGACGGCTGCTGCGCCTCGGCCCGCCTGCCGTCCTGGTGCGCGGGCTGGACGCCCCGGCGCGGATCAGCGTCCCCAGCGGGGTGCTGCCCGTGGCGGACGCGCGGCGGCTGCCCGGCGCGGACGAGGCGGCCGACGACGGCGTGTCGCTGGCGATCTCCACCCGGGACCCGTCCGCCGTGGTCGCGGCGATGGCCGCGAAGGACGCGCTGGACGGCGTCCAGATCCGCGGCGCCACCCTCGAGGACGTCTTCCTGCGGCTCACGGGACGGGAGTACCGGGCATGA
- a CDS encoding RNA polymerase sigma factor: MSPASSTSKASDLHDHVIAQLIERGRSQGNRLDADDVRRTFEEADIPVSAASSILRSLSKEGVTVMVSAADSAAPKRSRKRAAPAARRPRTAAAAKEQPDTVTAVVGDAEGEPETERPARPVPAKPAAKQAKPKKTAAKPKKAAPKKADAKAPAKKAGEDADLEDDVDVELEDMGDDLEVELVDEASDASDAEETQEPEEEEAPNPKAPVAAAAKPGAAPSSDEEGFTLSDDEEDAPAQQIAAAGATADPVKDYLKQIGKVPLLNAEQEVELAKRIEAGLFAEERLAADGPALSEEDLEDFEWIAEDGRRAKNHLLEANLRLVVSLAKRYTGRGMLFLDLIQEGNLGLIRAVEKFDYTKGYKFSTYATWWIRQAITRAMADQARTIRIPVHMVEVINKLARVQRQMLQDLGREPTPEELAKELDMTPEKVVEVQKYGREPISLHTPLGEDGDSEFGDLIEDSEAIVPADAVSFTLLQEQLHSVLDTLSEREAGVVSMRFGLTDGQPKTLDEIGKVYGVTRERIRQIESKTMSKLRHPSRSQVLRDYLD; this comes from the coding sequence GTGTCGCCTGCTAGCTCGACCTCGAAAGCGTCAGATCTGCACGATCACGTCATCGCGCAACTGATCGAGCGTGGACGGTCCCAGGGAAATCGCCTCGATGCCGACGACGTCCGCCGCACGTTCGAGGAGGCCGACATCCCGGTGTCCGCGGCCTCCAGCATCCTGCGGAGCCTCAGCAAGGAGGGTGTGACCGTCATGGTGAGCGCTGCCGACTCCGCGGCGCCCAAGCGTTCGCGCAAGCGCGCGGCGCCTGCGGCCCGCAGGCCCCGGACGGCCGCCGCGGCCAAGGAGCAGCCCGACACGGTGACCGCCGTCGTCGGCGACGCCGAGGGCGAGCCCGAGACCGAGCGTCCCGCCCGTCCGGTGCCGGCCAAGCCCGCCGCCAAGCAGGCGAAGCCGAAGAAGACCGCCGCCAAGCCGAAGAAGGCCGCCCCGAAGAAGGCGGACGCCAAGGCCCCGGCGAAGAAGGCCGGCGAGGACGCCGATCTCGAGGACGACGTCGACGTCGAGCTCGAGGACATGGGCGACGACCTCGAGGTCGAGCTCGTGGACGAGGCGTCCGACGCGTCCGACGCCGAGGAGACGCAGGAGCCGGAGGAGGAAGAGGCCCCGAACCCGAAGGCCCCGGTCGCCGCCGCCGCCAAGCCGGGCGCCGCGCCGTCGTCCGACGAGGAGGGCTTCACCCTCAGCGACGACGAGGAGGACGCGCCCGCGCAGCAGATCGCCGCCGCCGGCGCGACCGCCGACCCGGTCAAGGACTACCTCAAGCAGATCGGCAAGGTCCCCCTGCTGAACGCCGAGCAGGAGGTGGAGCTCGCCAAGCGCATCGAGGCCGGGCTCTTCGCCGAGGAGCGGCTCGCCGCCGACGGCCCCGCCCTCTCCGAGGAGGACCTCGAGGACTTCGAGTGGATCGCCGAGGACGGCCGCCGCGCCAAGAACCACCTGCTGGAGGCCAACCTCCGGCTCGTGGTGTCGCTGGCCAAGCGCTACACCGGCCGCGGCATGCTGTTCCTGGACCTGATCCAGGAGGGCAACCTCGGTCTCATCCGCGCCGTCGAGAAGTTCGACTACACCAAGGGCTACAAGTTTTCCACGTACGCCACCTGGTGGATCCGGCAGGCGATCACCCGCGCGATGGCCGACCAGGCCCGCACCATCCGTATCCCGGTGCACATGGTCGAGGTCATCAACAAGCTGGCGCGCGTCCAGCGGCAGATGCTCCAGGACCTGGGCCGCGAGCCCACTCCGGAGGAGCTGGCCAAGGAACTCGACATGACCCCGGAGAAGGTCGTCGAGGTGCAGAAGTACGGCCGCGAGCCGATCTCCCTGCACACTCCGCTGGGTGAGGACGGCGACAGCGAGTTCGGCGACCTCATCGAGGACTCCGAGGCCATCGTGCCCGCCGACGCGGTCAGCTTCACGCTCCTGCAGGAGCAGCTCCACTCGGTACTCGACACCCTCAGCGAGCGCGAGGCCGGCGTCGTGTCGATGCGGTTCGGCCTCACCGACGGGCAGCCCAAGACTCTGGACGAGATCGGCAAGGTGTACGGGGTCACCCGTGAGCGCATCCGCCAGATCGAGTCCAAGACGATGTCGAAGCTGCGGCACCCGTCCCGGTCCCAGGTCCTGCGCGACTACCTGGACTGA
- the yaaA gene encoding YaaA family protein — protein MHILLPPSEKKSTAGDGPPLDLGALSFPGLAPVRERVLAALGEVCGRDDAADVLGLPAGQKDEALARNRALREAPALPVARLYTGVLYDNLNLPSLDEPAAADRIIVFSGLWGALRLTDRVPPYRLAMAVSLPPVGRLGALWRPAMRDALRPADGLVVDMRSGPYASAWKAPRPAVAVRVFRERIVDGVPERSVVSHMAKATRGEIAHDLIAAGADPRTPEELLKTVVDLGHTAELNGTNLDVVLHD, from the coding sequence GTGCATATTCTGCTGCCCCCCTCGGAGAAGAAGAGCACCGCGGGGGACGGGCCGCCGCTGGACCTCGGCGCGCTGAGCTTCCCCGGCCTCGCGCCCGTGCGCGAACGCGTCCTGGCCGCGCTCGGCGAGGTCTGCGGACGCGACGACGCCGCCGACGTCCTCGGGCTTCCCGCGGGGCAGAAGGACGAGGCCCTGGCCCGCAACCGGGCGCTCCGCGAGGCCCCGGCGCTGCCGGTCGCCCGGCTCTACACGGGCGTCCTGTACGACAACCTGAACCTGCCGAGCCTGGACGAACCCGCCGCCGCGGACCGGATCATCGTGTTCTCCGGCCTCTGGGGCGCCCTGCGGCTCACCGACCGCGTCCCGCCCTACCGGCTCGCCATGGCGGTGTCGCTCCCGCCCGTGGGCCGCCTGGGCGCCCTCTGGCGTCCGGCCATGCGGGACGCCCTGCGGCCGGCGGACGGCCTCGTCGTCGACATGCGATCGGGCCCCTACGCGTCGGCGTGGAAGGCCCCGCGCCCCGCCGTGGCCGTCCGGGTGTTCCGCGAGCGCATCGTCGACGGCGTGCCCGAGCGCTCGGTGGTCAGCCACATGGCCAAGGCGACCCGCGGGGAGATCGCCCACGATCTGATCGCCGCCGGGGCCGACCCGCGAACCCCCGAGGAGCTGCTCAAGACCGTCGTCGATCTCGGGCACACGGCCGAGCTCAACGGCACGAACCTCGACGTCGTCCTGCACGACTGA
- a CDS encoding ABC transporter permease has translation MSAYASFKSLSRAMLLGFARDRGALAFTILFPLMFLVIFAGIFGNQSTSKVEVLRVGPVPIVERAVAAAPGELGEVMELTEATGRAEALRKVEEGDAAAVVEQRGTELVVHYSAADRVRAGTARGLMNQIVQSANVAATGRAPAYSMSAQQVEDGSLNAIQFFTPSLLGWALASAGVFGASQTLVTWRTKGILRRLRLSPAPIPTVFAARVVVSLAVALLQFALFVAVATLPMFGLRLSGAWWMAVPMVLSGVLAFLSIGMMVGAWAKTQETAQAVTQLIVLPMAFLGGSFFPLDASPQWMRTLSYVFPLRYLNEGMLNVMGRGLGPMSALPQIGVLLGVAIVGALIAVRLFRWDDA, from the coding sequence ATGAGCGCCTACGCGAGTTTCAAGAGCCTGTCACGGGCCATGCTGCTCGGCTTCGCGCGGGACCGCGGCGCGCTGGCCTTCACCATCCTGTTCCCGCTGATGTTCCTGGTGATCTTCGCCGGGATCTTCGGGAACCAGTCGACCTCCAAGGTCGAGGTGCTGCGGGTCGGGCCGGTGCCCATCGTCGAGCGCGCGGTGGCGGCGGCGCCGGGCGAACTCGGCGAGGTCATGGAGCTGACGGAGGCGACGGGCCGGGCGGAGGCCCTGCGCAAGGTCGAAGAGGGCGACGCGGCCGCGGTCGTGGAGCAGCGGGGCACCGAGCTGGTCGTCCACTACTCCGCCGCCGACCGGGTCAGGGCCGGGACGGCGCGCGGGCTGATGAACCAGATCGTGCAGTCGGCGAACGTCGCCGCGACCGGCCGGGCGCCCGCGTACTCCATGTCGGCCCAGCAGGTCGAGGACGGCTCCCTGAACGCCATCCAGTTCTTCACGCCGAGCCTGCTCGGCTGGGCGCTCGCCTCGGCGGGCGTGTTCGGCGCCTCGCAGACGCTCGTGACGTGGCGGACGAAGGGCATCCTGCGCCGCCTGCGCCTCTCCCCGGCCCCGATCCCGACGGTCTTCGCGGCGCGCGTCGTCGTGAGCCTCGCGGTCGCGCTCCTCCAGTTCGCCCTGTTCGTCGCGGTGGCGACGCTGCCGATGTTCGGGCTGCGGCTGAGCGGGGCGTGGTGGATGGCCGTCCCGATGGTCTTGTCGGGCGTCCTGGCGTTCCTGTCGATCGGGATGATGGTCGGCGCGTGGGCCAAGACGCAGGAGACCGCGCAGGCCGTCACGCAGCTCATCGTCCTGCCGATGGCGTTCCTCGGCGGATCGTTCTTCCCGCTCGACGCGTCGCCCCAGTGGATGCGGACGCTCTCGTACGTCTTCCCGTTGCGATATCTGAACGAGGGGATGCTGAACGTGATGGGTCGCGGTCTCGGACCGATGTCCGCACTGCCGCAAATCGGCGTTCTCCTGGGCGTCGCGATCGTCGGCGCACTGATCGCCGTACGCCTGTTCCGCTGGGACGACGCCTAA
- a CDS encoding N-acetyltransferase, which translates to MDELVAAAWPAPTVHHIDRWRLRHAGGVTKRANSVLPLGEPGDLEDAVARAEQFYTGLGLPTVFSISSQTHLDAFLDDRGYALVDPTLAMVRDLASAAAPEEVRITDGPSDAWLDLWWSVDGRHGEVRPAVAERILTGVPAGYASLDGAAVGRAVPQGEWLGVYAMAVAPDARRRGLGRRVLRALLAWGRLRGCRRAYLVVVERNAAARALYAGEGFVEKGGYHYRVRNVTSP; encoded by the coding sequence TTGGACGAGTTGGTCGCGGCGGCCTGGCCGGCCCCGACCGTCCACCATATTGACCGGTGGCGCCTCCGCCACGCCGGCGGCGTCACCAAGCGCGCGAACTCCGTGCTTCCGTTGGGGGAGCCCGGCGACCTGGAAGACGCCGTAGCGCGCGCGGAGCAGTTCTACACAGGCCTGGGCCTGCCCACGGTGTTCTCCATCAGCTCCCAGACGCACCTGGACGCGTTCCTGGACGATCGAGGCTACGCCCTCGTCGATCCCACGCTCGCCATGGTCCGCGACCTCGCGAGTGCGGCGGCGCCGGAGGAGGTGCGGATCACGGACGGCCCGTCGGACGCGTGGCTCGATCTCTGGTGGTCGGTCGACGGGCGCCACGGCGAGGTGCGTCCGGCGGTCGCCGAGCGGATCCTCACCGGCGTCCCGGCGGGATACGCGTCGCTGGACGGTGCCGCCGTGGGCCGCGCCGTCCCGCAGGGGGAGTGGCTCGGCGTGTACGCGATGGCGGTGGCGCCGGACGCGCGCAGGCGCGGGCTCGGACGGCGCGTCCTGCGGGCGCTCCTGGCCTGGGGACGCCTGCGGGGATGCCGCCGGGCGTACCTGGTGGTCGTCGAGCGCAACGCTGCCGCGCGGGCGCTGTACGCCGGGGAGGGATTCGTGGAAAAGGGTGGTTATCACTATCGCGTGAGGAACGTCACGTCTCCGTGA